TTGTTGATAAGGTTCATTTCGGGCTGAAAATGCTTATAGGTCATGCTTTCAAAAGAGCGGATCGTCCCATCTCTCCCTTTGGCAGCCTCCAGCAACACTTCATCATCCAGATCATGAAACAGATGGATCTGCTCTCTTGTAGGTATCTGATCCTTCAGATCGGCAGGCACTGTCCAGTCTATGGTGATATTGGTAAAAGGACTTTGCCCCCATCGGGCCGGTACATTAAGGTTATACACAAAACTTCTTATCGCCTTTTTGATCTCACCATAGGAGAGCTTGTCCCGAAACACATAGGGTGCCAGATAAGTGTCGAAAGAGGAGAATGCCTGTGCTCCCGCCCACTCACTCTGCAAAATACCCAGAAAATTTGCCATCTGTCCCAGTGCTTCCCTGAAATGCCTTGGAGCACGGCTCTCCACCCTCCCTCTTACCCCGTTGAAGCCTTCATCCAAGAGTACCCGAAGACTCCATCCGGCACAATATCCGGTCAGACAGTCCAGGTCATGGATATGGTAATCCCCGTCCCGGTGCGCATATCCTTCCTCCTTGGAGTAGATCGAATCCAGCCAGAAGTTGGCGATCACCTTTCCTGCAGTATTGTTGACCAGACCGGCATTGGAGTAGCCCGTGTTCGAGTTGGCATTGATCCTCCAGTCCGCTTTGTCTATATACTCTTTAATGGTCTGCGTAGAATTGATGTAGGTCGTGTCCTCATTCAGTCCCAGTATCTGTTCTCTTTGTATCTTATGCATATGTCGGTAGAGTATGAAAGATCGCATTACTTCAAAATGCCGATGCTCGTAAAGAACTTTTTCTATCAGGTCCTGGATCTCTTCAACAGAGATTTCATCTCTGTCCTTAATACTCTCCATCAGTTCAGTAAAGACATGCTTGTCATATGCTTTGGCTTCACTGTCAAATGCCTTTTTGATGGCATCCTCGATCTTGAACGGTACAAATTTCTGGGAAGATCCATCTCTTTTTATTATTGTTTTTATCATAAGTTCTGCTCCTGGTACAACATGCCGGTATTATAATAGAAGCTGTAAAAAAATGGTTTGACAATTGTCAATAAATTCAATATCTTCTTGACAGTCTGTTTTTTACTGCTACTTTTTGATGGAGATCAATAAAATTAATTGACTATTGTGCTACAGAAGCATCTGAATAACCAAGATGCTTTGCTATATCTACCAGTCTTTTGGCATAGCCATACTCATTATCCTGCCAGGCGGAGATCCTGAGAAGATCATCTCCCACAATAGCAGTAAAGGGGAGGTTCACTACAGCACTGTAGGGGTTTTGTACATATTCCTCGGAAGATCGGGGAAATGCCGTTGCGTCCAGTATATAGGAATACGCTGTTTCTGCCTCCTGCAAAAGTATCTCATTTACCTCTTCGACAGTCGTCTCTTTTTTGATCCTGATATCCAACGCATACAGCGTGGTACCGGGGATGGGCACACGAATGCTTTTTGCATACATTCGACCCTTTAGATGCGGAAAAAAGTACCCGGTGGCCTCGGCAGCACTGCTGAGGAGAGGAATGATATTCTGTGTAGCCGAACGGGTCCTGCGTATATCTTTGGAATAGTGTTTTCCGTCAAGCAGATTCTGATATGCCGTATAACTGTGGTACATACTCATCATTGCAGCATCGATCCCAAAATGACCGTCTATGATCTTAAAAAGGGGGACAATGGCATTGGCCGAACAACTGGAGTTGGAGATGATGGACTCCTGCCTGTACTCCCGATGGTTCACACCGAATATATAGGTCGGGGTATCATCCGTCATGGGTGCAGAGACGATCACCCTTTTGGCTCCGTTCCCGATCAATGGCAGATTGGAGTGTGTTGTCAGAAACATACCGCTGCACTGCAGAACAACATCCACATTCAAAGAGTGAAGATCCATTCTCGCAGGGTCTCTCTCGCAAAAAAGCTTCACGGGAGACCCATCGATAAGAAGTGTTCCGTTATTCAGGCTGACAGTATGCTTCAATGTACCGTAAAGGGAATCATACTTTAAAAGATAGGCCATCTGTTCATAATTGTAAAGATCATTGATACCGACCAGTTCAAAACTGTCATCTTCAAGCAGAATACGTGCTGCACTTCTGCCTATACGTCCGAACCCGTTAATGAAGATGCGTATCTTTTGATCTTTTTTCATGCCATCGATTATAGTCAAAATCCATACACTTACCATTGACAAGTATCAAAATTGACAATTATCAACACATTTAGAAAATTAAAAAGGTAAAATGGTATATTTATATGACTGGAGAATAGATATATGGATGTCAAGCACTACTACAACCCGCAGGGTGAAGAGATACTCGATGAGAAGATCTATGGCGGCTCCCCGACGGGTTTCGTCGACTTCAACCGTTCCAAATACCGATGGGACAGCAATATTTATGATCTGATGAATGCCAATACCTGGTTTCCTTCCGAAGTCAATACCAGTACGGAAAAGAAAAATTTCGAAGCGCTTACGGATAATGAGCAGTCCATCTACAAAATGACCTTTGCACAGCTGAGTTTCAACGACTCCGCACAGGAGGAGTACCTCAGTGACTTCAGACGGCTGGCGAACAACCGTCTGGTCAAATCGGTCATCTCGCTGCAGATCATGCAGGAAGTCAACCACTCCAAATCCTATGCGGTACTGCTCGATGCCTGCGGGAACTCCGAAGAAGTCTTCAACCTTTACAAGTATGACGCCGCACTCAACAAAAAGAACCTGCAGGTCGCCGAACAGTTCGCCAAATATATCGACGGGGGTTCCGCGGACAAGATGCTACTCTCTGCTATGGCAAGCGTGAACCTCGAGGGGATCTACTTCCTGCTCGGTTTCTCCTACATCTACCTGCTGGGGGACAAAGTACCCGGTGCACGGGATATGATCAAATTCATCGCAAGAGACGAGCTCAACACCCACCTACCGCTCTTTGCAAATATCTTCAAGACCATCCAGAAAGAGAACAATATCGCAACATCCACCATCGATGCAGCCTATAAGATGATAGAAGATGCCGTCAAGATCGAACTGGAGTACGGGCACTATCTTCTTGACCAGTTCCCTATTATGGGGATAACGCATGAGTTGATGGAGCAGACTGTTTACAATTATGCCAACGACCGCCTCAAAAAAATCGGACTCGATCCCATTTTTGACGAGAGTGCAACGACCTATCTTCAGAAACTGGTCACCAAACACCTGGAGATGAACGAAGTCAAAAGTAACTTCTTCGAGAGCAACGTCTCCAACTATGCCAAATCAAGCATCGACCTCAATGACTTCTAAAGAGTTCCTCCCTTATCTTAAGTGTGTCGGCACCGGTCCCAAACGCAACCGTGATCTCAGCAAAGAGGAGATGAAAACCGTTATACAGGCTTTCCTGAAAAAAGAAGTTATCCCTGAACAGATCGCAGCATTCATGCTGGGCTGGAGGGTCAAAGGTGAGAGCATCGATGAATTTGCCGGGGCCATAGAGGTCTTCGACGAGTTCATTAAACATGACCCCCTTCCCAACTCCATCGAGTTCGGCTACCCTTATGACGGGAAAGTAAAGAATCCCTACCTGCTTCCATTGACAGCACAGTATCTGCAAAAGTTCAATGTGATTCTCTCTCTGCACGGCGGACTGCTTCAGCCAGCCAAAGGCGGCATCACGCTCAAAGAGATATGTGACAATGTCACCCTGCCCGCCAATGTCCGTTTCTACGACAGAAAAGACTATTTTCCGGAACTCTACGAATTTAGTGATATCAGGGCAAAACTGGGGTTAAGAAGCTCTTTCAATACCATCGAAAAACTGCTGGGTATCTCCCAAAGCAATACGGCCATCATCGGTGCCTTCCACAAACCCTTCATCGAAAAGTATATCGCACTTTATAAAGACCGTTACAAGAAACTGATCATCATCAAAGGGAATGAAGGTACACCGGAGATCTTCAGCAAGTGCAGCATCACCATTGTGGAGAATGATGAAGTGACAGAAATGAAAGTCGATCCCGGAGCATTCGGCATTGCCTATTCAAAATCCAGAGAACCGATCACCCTCGAGAGATCTCTTGAACTCATACAGAACCCGGGTGACGAACTGATAAAACTGGCGAGGCTCAATGCCGCTGTCATTTTGTTTTTAGCTGGAAAGATAAACACAATTGAAGAGGGTATGCTGGAACTGAAAAGCCAGATCAGGCTATAGGTGCGTGCTTACGCACCCTACGGTTTTCTCCAGTAGATCAGGCGTTATCTCTTCTCCATAAAGCGGTTCTCTCCAAAAAAGTTCCTTCTCACTGTCAACAAAGAACAGTGTCGGAAATACAGTCGTATAATACATCTCTACAGGGTAGCTCTTGTTTCCTTCATAGATTACAATAACTGCAACCATCTTCTCATTGATCGTATCGACATAAGGCTTGTTCATAAAAGCAGTTTGAATAATTTTGTCGGAGAGTGCCGAGTTTTGTTTAACTACGAGAACAAGAAGAGATTTTTGCTCTTTCAGTGCTTTTTGGTGTGCCGTGTCATACGCTCCCAGCCAATGTACGAAATCGGCCGAAACAATAAGCGGGAAGAGTAAAAAGAGCAGAGATACGACAGGCTGTTTTGACAACACTTATTTTTTGTTATCCGTCTGATAGAGGAATATTCCCGAAGGATGTTTCACCTGGTAAATCTCTCTTTGAAGGAACCACTCATCCGTATCGATCACATTGACCTGGTTGGCATCATTCACGGAGACATAAAGGTGCGGATACTCCTGAGACCATCTCACATGCAACACCTTCCCTTTAAACGTAAATGTTTTTATAACCTTCAA
This DNA window, taken from Sulfurovum lithotrophicum, encodes the following:
- a CDS encoding glycosyl transferase, with product MPNQASTSMTSKEFLPYLKCVGTGPKRNRDLSKEEMKTVIQAFLKKEVIPEQIAAFMLGWRVKGESIDEFAGAIEVFDEFIKHDPLPNSIEFGYPYDGKVKNPYLLPLTAQYLQKFNVILSLHGGLLQPAKGGITLKEICDNVTLPANVRFYDRKDYFPELYEFSDIRAKLGLRSSFNTIEKLLGISQSNTAIIGAFHKPFIEKYIALYKDRYKKLIIIKGNEGTPEIFSKCSITIVENDEVTEMKVDPGAFGIAYSKSREPITLERSLELIQNPGDELIKLARLNAAVILFLAGKINTIEEGMLELKSQIRL
- a CDS encoding ribonucleotide-diphosphate reductase subunit beta — its product is MDVKHYYNPQGEEILDEKIYGGSPTGFVDFNRSKYRWDSNIYDLMNANTWFPSEVNTSTEKKNFEALTDNEQSIYKMTFAQLSFNDSAQEEYLSDFRRLANNRLVKSVISLQIMQEVNHSKSYAVLLDACGNSEEVFNLYKYDAALNKKNLQVAEQFAKYIDGGSADKMLLSAMASVNLEGIYFLLGFSYIYLLGDKVPGARDMIKFIARDELNTHLPLFANIFKTIQKENNIATSTIDAAYKMIEDAVKIELEYGHYLLDQFPIMGITHELMEQTVYNYANDRLKKIGLDPIFDESATTYLQKLVTKHLEMNEVKSNFFESNVSNYAKSSIDLNDF
- a CDS encoding type I glyceraldehyde-3-phosphate dehydrogenase, producing the protein MKKDQKIRIFINGFGRIGRSAARILLEDDSFELVGINDLYNYEQMAYLLKYDSLYGTLKHTVSLNNGTLLIDGSPVKLFCERDPARMDLHSLNVDVVLQCSGMFLTTHSNLPLIGNGAKRVIVSAPMTDDTPTYIFGVNHREYRQESIISNSSCSANAIVPLFKIIDGHFGIDAAMMSMYHSYTAYQNLLDGKHYSKDIRRTRSATQNIIPLLSSAAEATGYFFPHLKGRMYAKSIRVPIPGTTLYALDIRIKKETTVEEVNEILLQEAETAYSYILDATAFPRSSEEYVQNPYSAVVNLPFTAIVGDDLLRISAWQDNEYGYAKRLVDIAKHLGYSDASVAQ
- a CDS encoding thioredoxin family protein is translated as MLSKQPVVSLLFLLFPLIVSADFVHWLGAYDTAHQKALKEQKSLLVLVVKQNSALSDKIIQTAFMNKPYVDTINEKMVAVIVIYEGNKSYPVEMYYTTVFPTLFFVDSEKELFWREPLYGEEITPDLLEKTVGCVSTHL